Within Marmota flaviventris isolate mMarFla1 chromosome 13, mMarFla1.hap1, whole genome shotgun sequence, the genomic segment aTTAATATGCTGAGGGCCatgctgagttgttgaggctgttcttgaacttgcgattctttTGCTTCAGCTTCTCCCCTGGGATTGTAAACTTGGGTGACACATCTgcttcagttattttttaaaaatagctttgttCAGACATAATTCACAGACCATGAAATTCACCCTTTTAAATTGTGTAGTTAAAtgggttttagtatattcaaaGTTGTGTAAGCATCATTgctatctaattccagaacattttcatttcactaaAAAAGAAACCCATGCTTGATGTGGTGGTCTGTGCTTGTAATTTCAGTGACCCAGTAggcttataatcctcctgcctcagtttcatttaacataatgttttcagggTTTATCCATTTGTATGAATGAAGTAGTATtagttaattcatttttatatgtcaaaTCATATTCTCCTTCATTTGTCAGTTGGTGGACATATTGGTACTTTCTACTTttttactattatgaataatgctgttatgaacatttgtATACAGGTTATTGTATGgaatatgtttttaattcttttgggtatatacctaggagtggtatTGCTGGGTCCTGTGGTAACTCCATGTTTAACATTTGAAGAATTGCCAGACTATTTTCCAAAGGTTTGCTGTGCCATTTAAATCCCCACCAACACTATagagggttccagtttctccatatcCCTATCAACTTTTGTCactaattgtctttttttttcagtgttgggggATTAAACCTAGCACGTTGtatgcatggtaggcaaatgctgtaccactaagctatatccccagctgttAAGATTTTTCCCCCCAGTCCTGGGGATAGAACCAGGGGTACTTGAtatcactgagtgacatccccagccctgtttattttttgggacaggtcttgctaaattgccaaggctgcccttgaatttgtgattctcctgcctctcagcctcctgattataGGCGTGTACTACCATGCTTGGGGTCTTTTTGATTATATACATCTTTGTAAATGTGATGTTatctctcattgtggttttgacttgcatttccctaaacACGGATGTTTAACCTCTTAATGTAATTTTGATTATGGAATTGATATTCCTTTGTGTATGAAGACTTCATTGGGCCAGAAGAGAGACTTATAAAAATTTTCCTTGTTCATTTgcctaataattttttattggtaaCAATAGAGTCATTAAGTACCTCTCTATGTGTACAAATACTATTAGCAGTATAATCTTTAAATATctctaggactggggatgtagctcagtgttagaatatGTGTTCTGCAAGCATGAGGCCCTAGTTTTGATCTCTGGtatcacaagaaaaaaagagggtgtggggagacaaagaaaataaaagggttttaaaaaattatacaacagggctggggcagtagctaagttgtagagcacttgccttgcaggtgtgagaccctgggtttgattcctctgtgccacgtaaaaataaataagtatataaagatatttttaaaaattatataatataccaAAAGATAAGATGCAGTGATACATGCCTTTAGTCCTGGCTAGTTGGGgttttaggcaggaggattgcttgagtcttagaatttttttatgtgtgacagggtccctgggttcaattaccaggataaaaataaaataaaaataactaaagccAGGGATtaaggattgaatgcaggggaacgctaccactaagcttcatccccagcccttatctatctatctagccatctatttatttatttacttattcactcgcttatttatttatttagtttttagttgtagttgggcacaatacctttattttatttatttatttttatgtggtgctgaggcttgaacacagggccttgcatgtgctaggcgagtgttctacctctcagccacaaccccagccctcctctgcctttttaaaaattttgttttgagtcagggtctttctaagttgctaaggctggccatGAACACCTCTGTCTTGTTTCTCATATTAGTCACTGCTTAATTGATGAATTCAGAACACTTGTTttgagctaggcacagtggcaaatgcctgtaatcccagcaactaaggatgctgaggcaggattggaagttcaaggccatcctcagcaatttagcgaggccctcagcaacttggtaagacctgtctcaaaataaaaatggactggggatgtggctcagtggttaagtgctcctgggttcagtccctggtaccaaaaaacccGCCAAAAAAACAAACTTGTTTTGAATCACAAATTGTTGCCATTTTAGGTTTTGTAGGGTATTTCTTATTTGAGCAGTGTGAGACACTGATAAATGTATGATATTATGTTCATAACATCCACTTTTAACCAGAGATTGAGGCTTTGGTCCCTATTCCTTGTGGGcaagttgaaattttttttgtttcctgatTGTACAAAgcaccttttaaattttgattgcATGGGATTCTCCTGGGAGATTTGGTTGTGGTACTGGTGCTGGTTCCCTCTCTATGTAGAGAATAGTGAGATCTGGAGCCCTAGCCACATGGCTTGAAGTTTCCTATGAGTTTGTCATAGTTGCTCTTGCATTGGAACACAAATTCAGATTTTCAGTTAAATTTCCATTGAGATGAACCAGTAAAACATATTCTTGCATCTAGGATCCAGAAAGCTTCTATTGAATATGTAGTTGCTGCAATAGTAGTGTCAGGGTGGTCCtttgtgttactttttttttttttaatatatttttttagttgttgatggacatagtatctttctttcttttatttttatgtggtgccggggatcgaacctagtacctcaaacatgctaggcaagcgctctaccgctgagccacaatcccggcccTGTGTTATGGTTTATAATAGATTCTGCTGTCACACATGGGCTGGAATTGTCATGTACTAACTGTATGATTTTGTGTAAATTTCTTTAATTCTTCAAGGCTCCATTTCCTCACATGGAAAATACTGAtaactagctttttttttttaatatttattttttgtagttggacacaacacctttatttcacttgtttatttttgtatgtggtgctgaggatcgaacccagggtcgcGCACGTGCGAGGCgggcgctctacagctgagccacaacccagccccaataGAGTCTCTTAAAACAACCAGCTTTCAGGAAATCCTGAAAGATTGAGAAAGCCCTCCTGAAAGAaaaggattaatccatttaaaaaatatatttattttttagttttaggtgggcacaacatctttattttattcttttttatatggtgctgagaatcgaacccagtgcctcacgtgtgccaggcaagctcgctgccacttgagccacatccccagccccaagaattaaTCCATTTTAAAGTCCCAATCACCTCCTATTAGGTTCCACTTCTTAATTGTTTCAATACTTCAACAGTGACACACTAAGAATCAAACGTTCAGCACATTAACCCCTGGGGGACAAACTACATTTATACTGTAGCATCCTCCTTATCCTAAGGAGGATATGTTCTAAATCCCCAGTAGATGTGTAAACCTAAGATAATACTAAACTCTATATAAGATACTCTAGTACCACACAACAGTGGGGTTGATTACTAAGTGACTAATTGCTGGGTATCAGATACAGtgtggatatgctggacaaaAGGACAATTCATATCCCAGGAGGACGGAGTAAGGTAATGTGCCAGATTTTATTATGTTACCCAGAGCAGCTTACAATTTGAAatgtatgatttatttatttctggagtttgccatttaatatttttggactgtggTATATTAAAGGTAACTGAAACTACAAAAAGGTAAACTACAGAAACTGTAATGCATTTATAATACTTTGTCTGTTTCCTAGTACTCCATAAATGCTAgatgctattattatttattatcatacTCGCAAActatgttcttattttcttttacttttgcttttttaaaatttccaatatgTTTTCCTCTGTTCCATATATTCTGCATTActttggtaattaaaaaaaaattctaagggaAGATTTGCtagaaaaggaaagacatttcTAGTTATTGCTTCAAGTTAAACTTCAGAGTTCGTGTTTATAAGTAGAGGTAAATTGGTTATAGCCACAGTTTTTATTAGAGGAAACTGACTATAAAATTGGGTTTCCTCCAGATAGATGCAGCAGTCTTTGCCCAGTGCTCTTTTCTTATTGTTCCATAACTAGTAGAAATGAAGCACAGTGATTCCCCCACGTGTCTTTCTGAGGCATAGCAGCTGATTCAGGAATTTAAATTAAcctcttgacatgtgcatttatAGGCTTCTCTTGTTATTTGAAGCTGAAAAGGTTGGGGATGGCCAGAGCTCGTCATTAGGTTTCTTCTACTCTAAAATGCTTGTCTTAGCATGCTTCCCTTTGTTCTCCTCCTATTATACTTTTAATATGTCTCCAACCTTgaatatacatacacagagacaTTGCTTAACTCTGTTGCTTTAGAGTGAATGCcaaagatttgtttttcttctgccCTATGTGAATTTTGCTTTATATaataatgtatttcttttaaatgtgcaaatgaaatcttttttttttggagagagagaattttaatacttattttttggcggacacaacatctttgtttgtatgtggtgctgaggatcgaacccgggccgcacgcatgccgcacgcatgccaggcgagcgcactataccgcttgagctacatccccagcccccaaatgaaattttttactttaaggtCTTGTTAAGGAACCGTGAAGCATATTTCCTTTTCAGTTTGTTCTGTACAGTCTTAATCTGAGTATGTCTAGACCTGCTCCcgcccttttctttcctttcttcctctcttccctccacccccccccccccttagagCTTCATAAATGTATGGTCTACCATTGAGTCTATCTCCCAGGCACTCATCTAGATTACTTACactttctgtgtttttgttttctcaggtGCTAGGAACTGGCCTTGctctgctaggcaagtgctctaccactgagctatatccccagccctctagatTTCTTAAGAAAATTTCCTACATTTGGAGTATAACCTGTTCATTCTAATAGATGGTGGTTTAAGAGAACAGAATTGTCACACTGCCTGGATTCCAATCCATACTTCAACACTTACCAGTTTTATCACCTTAAGCATAGCCCTTTTAAAATAGGTATAACAATAATTAAAGAATTGAGAAAATCTAGAGAGTTGATACATAAAAATTGCTTAGAATTATGCATGGCATTGTGTTCTTAAATATTAGAAGATATTACTGATTATGGGATCTATTTAGGACATTGTACTAGATAATAGAGACCCAAAGAGGGTCTGTAGTTGGGTTGCTGCCCATAGGAGACTTGTGATATTGTTGGGGTAGTGCTAGGGATTACAGATTAAAGGTAAGTATAGTCACATGTTCGCCATATCAGATGACTGATAGAGACAAATGCTGTAAGATTTTAGAATAAAGATGAGTCACCAGGCAAAGTTTCACAGAGGATGTGACTGAATTCTGCTGGAGCCACAAAAATTTCTAGGGAAATAAATGGCCTGATGGATGAGAGGCAAAGAAAGTGGCAAAAGTCATTTTGCCTAGTATATAGGATTAGAGGGTGTTAATTCTTTGTAGTTAATTTCTAGTAATAATTTGGGAGTGCAGTTTAGTTAAGTCATATAAAGACATTGGAAATCTTCCTGAGCCGGGATCATTCCACATAAGTAAATACTGCTAGCCTACTTAATCTTGTGTAGAGTGAAGAAGGAGTAAATTGGTGGGGGAAGGGAAGCCCATGGGTTTACACCTTCTTTCTCTGCTGTATCTTTGCAGTATGACTTCTCCTTGGAAAAGAAAACCATTGAGTGGgctgaagatattaaaaaaatccaagaagcCCAACAGGAAGCAGAACGCAAAGCCGAGGAAGCAGAAGCTAAAGTGAATTCTAAGAGTGGCCCAGAGGGTGATAGCAAAACGAGTTTCTCCAAGACTCACAGTACAGCCACAATGCCACCTCCAATTAACCCTATCCTTGCCAGCTTACAGCACAACAGCATCCTCACTCCAACTCGGGTCAGCACTAGTGCCACGAAACAGAAAGTTCTCAGCCCACCCCACACAAAGGCAGATTTCAATCCTGCTGATTTCGAGTGTGAAGAAGACCCATTTGATAATCTGGAGTTGAAAACCATTGATGAGAAGGAAGAGCTGAGAAATATTCTGGTAGGGACCACTGGACCCATTATGGCTCAGTTACTGGACAATAACTTGCCCAGAGGAGGCTCTGGATCTGTATTACAGGATGAGGAGGTCTTGGCATCCTTGGAGCGGGCAACCCTAGATTTCAAGCCTCTTCATAAACCCAATGGCTTTATAACCTTACCACAGTTGGGCAACTGTGAAAAGATGTCGCTGTCTTCCAAAGTGTCCCTGCCCCCTATCCCTGCAGTAAGCAATATCAAATCTCTGTCCTTCCCGAAACTTGACTCTGATGACAGCAATCAGAAGACAGTCAAGCTGGCAAGCACTTTCCATAGCACATCCTGCCTCCGCAGTGGCATGTTCCGGAATTCCCTAAAGCCTTCCACCCAAAGCAGTGCCAGTGAGCTCAATGGGGACCATACTCTTGGGCTTTCAGCTTTGAACTTGGACAGTGGCACAGAGGTGCCAACCCTGACATCCTCTCAGATGCCTTCCCTGTCTGTCTTGTCTGTGTGCACAGAAGAATCATCACCTCCAAATACAGGTCCCACAGTAAGTCTTTTAAATATCACTTCACCCCCACTAGGTTACAGTTTCAAAGATTTCTAAATTCTACCTTGCAGTTGCCTTCCTCATATTATTTTCAAGGTTTATGGCAAGATTTGATATGGCATGTTGattgcttatataattttatgtaaaattctgGTTATTCTTCTGAGGACCAggattatgaattttaaatttaggcTGGTTAAATCCTCCCCTGCCCCCATGCTGGGGCCTTGAGCATTCTAGTAGTTCAGTGCTCTACTACCACTGAACTCCATTCCCAGAATGAATTTGGTTAATGTTCACTGGTTCCTCCATGCATCTTTGGGTCTTTTCCTTTGCAAAGGTAGGGTGTGATGTGGATCTTGCAAATGGTATTTCCTGTCTGGTCGCTTAGTTTTTGTCTGTGTTGTCATgtcttgtaaatttttttttaatggcttgtTTTATACTTACTAACTTTTTGGTAttatccttctcttcctccttcatcttcctcctctttcttgaATGGTTCTTTTTATCGTGGTTTGGCTAATTTGaggttacatttttttcatactgggTTCCTTAGTAACCAGCAGATAATTTGTCTTGGAAGTTGAAGCACAAGGTGGAAATTTTTGaaaggtctttaaaaaatatgaagattttaaTCATGtaattcttttcttccattgGGAATTGTGCAGTTTTCTtcaaaggaagggaggaaggagcttGGGAtggattgattaaaaaaattgcaaCTTGTATCATCTTGAAGAAAATCAAATCTGATTTTGCCACGCTAAAACATTGTAGATGCAGTGAGGTCCCTTTATTGTCACAAAGTGTAGGTTTAGCTCTTGGTATAGTTGTTTCAGCAGCACAGAACAATACATTATTGCATTCTAGAATAGAAGTTAAAGAAGTTTGCTATATCATCAgctcataattctttttttaaatgacagcacCTCAAGAGATTATTTAGAGCCGGGAAGGAGCCTATAATTGTATTGGTGTGATGTCTGTCAGATATCATAACAATCTTGCTAttagtaaagaaaagaaactttggCCTGCTTTACAAGTGCAAGTTTCAAGCAATAGCATTCTTTGTATATAATCATCTGTTCGAGTGCCTTCACTGTCAAGAGATCTCCCTGCTGCTTATAAACTTCCTGGACTCTGGCCCAGATGAACTAGATAGAGTGCAGAGCATCAATATTAATCTCTTGGAGTATGCTTCATCCTAATTCTCCCTAGTCATTGTTGGGCTTTGATCAGGACCATATCCCTTTTCATGATATACTGTACACTTTAGATAAATTAAAGCACCCTGGAAAAGATAAGGGATCCTCAGTCAATACTTCCCATTCCCATTTAAAGACAGATTAAACATTTAGAGATCAAAGCCAATGAAAACAACAAAGCTCTTTCTCAAACCAGAAcacttttttcattctttgattAACTTGATTTTTCTGGCCCATTTTTCTCTTGATGGGAAGGGACCTGCTTCCTGCTGACCCGAGAATTTACTGCTTTGAATGTGCTGATATAAAAAGAGCTCAAGTTCTTTTAAGTCATGACCCTATCCCCAGGGAGCAAAGCTTGATTCTCATCCTGGCCCTCTATGTTAATGTTCGAGTTGGAGCCACCAGTAAGAACCTTTCCTAGTGACAGAAGGACTAGTGAGAGAATAATGCCAATGGCAGGGGTGGTAGTGGTCATCTGGGCTGTGTACATTTTTCATATACTAATCCTAGAGAAGTGTTAGTGGAATTAACTGTTTATGTTGTaatgtttcagtttcatttttcagattttgatttcgtattttactttttacataaatttatctTAGAAGTTGAGAAACTCATAGGCTAATCTTGAGAAGAACAGGTGCCCCCAGCCCAccagatactggggattgaacccagggctacacacatgctaggcaaatatttTACCACaaatatatccccagccccacaagtattttcttccagtttatcTCTTTTCATTTTGTCTAAAGTTATTTGTTTTGACATAGGATCTTGCCCAGCCTGGCTTTAAACTATGATCCTCCTTCTTAAATCtccaaatggctgggattacagggtgtgtgccattgtgcccagctgaGAGGAACAATCTTGAAATGTACTCTTCTGAGTCAAACCTAGAACTGACTGATTTTGATAGTGTCTCTTCCTACTGCTTCTTAGCCCTTCAGAGgccttgctttgctttgctttgcttttttttttggtactggggattgaactcaggggccctcaaccaccaagccacatccccagccctattttgtattttatttaaagatggggTCTCAagtgaattgcttagcgcctcactgttgttgaggctggctttgaacttgtgatcctcctgccttagccttctgagccactgggatttcaggcttgcaccactgcacctggctactcTGCTTTTGAGTTAGGCTAATTCTGCTGTTGGGTTCTGTTTCTCTAGGTATGTATACTTATTGCTTATACTTTCACAGTGAATTCAGGAGAACATTTCTGCctttcctttatatttcttaattctgAATTTACTAATTGTGGTCATTAAACAGTAGCATTAATTTGcctttaaatttatgtttaaaattcttttttgacATATAGAATCCCttagcttttttgttttaatatatatatttttgtagttgtagatggatacaattttattttatttatttatctttatttattttatttatttatctttatgtggtgctgagtacaCAATCcagaatccaggacctcacatgtgctaggcaacactctaccaccaagctacaacaGCCCCTAGAATCACTTAGCTTTTATGTATTCATATCCCATTCATCATTTGCAATTACTTTAATGTAgaatccttttctcttttaaaaaacataaatttatttttattaatgtaataCAAACGCAATTTGCAAGATGAAGTAGCTTTTAAAAGGCTCACATTGTTGAGTGTGGTGGCATGCATCTGTAATCTAAGTACTTGGGAGTCCAAGACAGGAAGATCACTTCAGCCCAtgagttccagaccagcctgggcaacattgcAAGACttcacaataaaacaaaaacaaacaaacaaaaccccaaaccaaaaaggCTTTTATTGAAAAATAGTACATCTCTATCTCACCTCTCCCTATTACCAGTTTTGTTTCCCACAGGTGCTTTGAACTCACtgagctttttctttctctcttacctCCCTCTGTTCCTTCTGATGAGAtttcactatattgcccaggctggcctcatactcctgggttcaagtgatcttcctccctccatctccaGAATAGCAGGAACTATCAGCACACACATACCATTGCATCCAGATCTTTGCTGAAGTGTTTCTGCTGAgatttatctttgtatttctaAATAGAATGTTTATATTGCCATTTTCTAAAGATAGAAGGTCTTATTCTTCCTGTTATAGTAGTTAAGGGTCTAGCTCTTATAACGGCCCCTCTCTCACTTCTTCCATTATCCTCCACCATATTTTCATACGAAATTTGGGTAAATAAATGTTGTTCACATTGTATTTGGATAAATATGTGTTACTGagggcatggtggttcatgctggcaatctcagtgacttggtAGACTGAGGTGAGAGATTGTAAGATCAAGActggcttcagcaacttagtaagaccctatcagataaaaagtaaaaaggactggggatatagcttagtggcaaagtgccccagggttcaatccccagcactaaaaacaaataaacaatgtattatttttccctttttgtttatATGATTGTTTCTCAAACTCCTTATTGAAATTCAGTTTCTTGGGCTGGGAtcgtgacttagtggtagagtgctcgcctagcatgggccggacccgggttcgatcctcagcaccacataaaaataaaggcattatttatttagttgtagatgaacatagtatatttatttttatatggtgctgaggattgaacccagtgtctcacaaatactaggcaagcgctttaccactgagctacatccacacagccctttttattttacttgagatagggtcttgctaagttgtctaggctggccttgaatatggggttcttctgcctcagccttctgggattataggagtgtaccACTGCATCCGGATTGCTTAActtgtttttgataccagggattaaacccaggggtacttaactactgagccaagttcccagccctttttttattttgaaatagggtcttactaagttgcttgggaCTTCACAgaattgttgaggctagctttgaacttgtaatcctcctgccttagcctcctgagccactgaaattacatgcatgtgccactgcgctcAGGTAGTTTATGTAACTTTTTACTTGGATAAAAGCTCCACTGATTTCTAGCATTTTAGTGCTATTCTGAggtctgttttattcttttccatttctaacTTTGGAAGCTTTGGCAATCTTTTCCTTCATCTCTAGAGATCTGAAATTTACCAGTGATATGCTTGTTTATTCATTGTGCTGGAGCCTCTCTTCTATAATGGGGGACAGTCCAATTTTTAAGTtctggaaattatttttgtttggtatttctttgatatatgtatacattacctgcccccccacctccccaaatTCCTATAAGCTAGATGTTTGTAATTTTGACTGAAGCTCTCACTTTctgtccttttctgttttctttctctttgtgttttgCTTTCTGGGAcatatccttgtttttttttttttttttttttttttttttaatcttgtgttTGGGATTCAGTCCAGGGCCTTAGgatgtaggcaagtgctctaccactaacctGCAACTGCAGCCCTATCCTTGTCTATTTTAtaaaccctttttatgttttaaaatcttcatCATATTTTAAATTCCCATGTCTGTTTCCTCTTATGTTTTGGTATCATTCATGTTGATTGCTATGACCTTCCTGTTCATGTTTAAGAGTaaggcacagggctggggttgtggctcaggggtagagcgcttgcttagcatgtgcagggcgctgggttcaatcctcagcaccacataaaaataaatgagatgaaggtattgtgtccaattgcaattttaaaaacagtgtgGGTTAGGGGCATGCTGCTGATTGTTAAAGCTTCACTAGAGGTAGAAAGTTGACATTAAGGGGGAATGTCCCAAAATGTCAACTTGTGATTCTTTGGAATTACAGTTTTTCCAGAGAATTCTTCCTGAGGGCTAAAGAAGGTGGAGATGGCTGATGTAGACTTTTAGTTAATCCTCATTCTGCTCTATATTGTGCATGGAGTCCTTTCTATCTTTTTGTCTCaggttcatattttctttttttttttaaagagagtgagagagggagagagagagaatattaatatttattttttagtttttggcggacacaacatctttgtttgtatgtggtgctgagaatcgaacccgggccgcatgcatgtcaggtgagcgcgctaccgcttgagccacatccccagccctcaggttcatattttctaagaaataaacTTTCTGCCTCCTGTAGAGTGAGGCAGATGGGATGGGGAAGGTTTTTACTCCTCTGATCAAGGACCCTTTGACTTATCCCAGTAGTCCTTGGTGTTGAGTCCTATTAAGAGCGCCT encodes:
- the Ubap1 gene encoding ubiquitin-associated protein 1 isoform X2 codes for the protein MPGSKWLLRSWVQIFMYDFSLEKKTIEWAEDIKKIQEAQQEAERKAEEAEAKVNSKSGPEGDSKTSFSKTHSTATMPPPINPILASLQHNSILTPTRVSTSATKQKVLSPPHTKADFNPADFECEEDPFDNLELKTIDEKEELRNILVGTTGPIMAQLLDNNLPRGGSGSVLQDEEVLASLERATLDFKPLHKPNGFITLPQLGNCEKMSLSSKVSLPPIPAVSNIKSLSFPKLDSDDSNQKTVKLASTFHSTSCLRSGMFRNSLKPSTQSSASELNGDHTLGLSALNLDSGTEVPTLTSSQMPSLSVLSVCTEESSPPNTGPTVTPPNFSVSQVPNMPSCPQAYSELQTLSPSERQCVETVVNMGYSYERVLRAMKKKGENIEQILDYLFAHGQLCEKGFDPLLVEEALEMHQCSEEKMMEFLQLMSKFKEMGFELKDIKEVLLLHNNDQDNALEDLMARAGAS
- the Ubap1 gene encoding ubiquitin-associated protein 1 isoform X1, encoding MASKKLGADFHGTFSYLDDVPFKIGDKFKTPAKVGLPIGFSLPDCLQVVREVQYDFSLEKKTIEWAEDIKKIQEAQQEAERKAEEAEAKVNSKSGPEGDSKTSFSKTHSTATMPPPINPILASLQHNSILTPTRVSTSATKQKVLSPPHTKADFNPADFECEEDPFDNLELKTIDEKEELRNILVGTTGPIMAQLLDNNLPRGGSGSVLQDEEVLASLERATLDFKPLHKPNGFITLPQLGNCEKMSLSSKVSLPPIPAVSNIKSLSFPKLDSDDSNQKTVKLASTFHSTSCLRSGMFRNSLKPSTQSSASELNGDHTLGLSALNLDSGTEVPTLTSSQMPSLSVLSVCTEESSPPNTGPTVTPPNFSVSQVPNMPSCPQAYSELQTLSPSERQCVETVVNMGYSYERVLRAMKKKGENIEQILDYLFAHGQLCEKGFDPLLVEEALEMHQCSEEKMMEFLQLMSKFKEMGFELKDIKEVLLLHNNDQDNALEDLMARAGAS